The stretch of DNA TTTTATTTGAAATTATAGAATTTTCTGGAGACTTAAATGAAGTGAAAGGAGCTAAATAAATAATACCGGAATTGATTTTTTTTGTTTGAGAGATGATTTCAGATTTTTCAAATTGAAAAATACAAAGACATAGAAATATCAATGGAAATATGTATCTCTTTTTTAAAAATTGTCTCATTTCTATTTTCATTTTTTCCATAAGAATCTACATTTCTTATCCTTCTTTTCAGAGCAGTTTAGATGGTCAACGAGAGCCTTGTCTTTCTTCTTAGAAAGCCTTGAGTATTCTTGAGCTTCTTTATTTTCAGGAAAGAGAAGTAGGACAAGGTCAAAGATTTCCAAAGCTTGTTTGTATTTTCTGGAATTGTACAATTCGTTTCCCAATTCAAGATAGGATGAAATTTTATGGTATTCTTCTGATCGAATTTGAGCCATTTTATCTTTCACTTTTTGGTTGTTCGGATAAATTTCTAATGATATTTTTAGTTTTTTGTAGCTATCAAAAACTTTTTTATTCGATAGAAGTTGAATCGCTTCATTGTACTCTTTTTCACTTGCCGATTTTTTTGATTCTTCTAAATAGTGTTGTGCTTCAAGTGAGTCGGGGTTTAACGATAAAACTTTTTTAAAAATTTCTAAAGCCGAACTAAAGTTTTTCTTTTCGTAATAGTCTTTCCCTTGAATCAGTAAGAGGTGGGTTTGTTCTCCGGTCAATTTTTCTGTAGCTTTTTGAATGTATTCTTTTATATTTTTATTTTCTGGATCTTTTTTGGAGAGTGCTATAAAAATATTTCTTGCAGATTTTACTTTTCCAGTATTTAAGAGATACACTCCTTTTGAAAAAATTCTGCTTAGTCTTGCCCTCTCAATAATTGAAGAAGGGAGCACGACTCCTGACTCTTTTGCATAAGATTCATTGACTGCAAAAATAGACTCTTGCAAAAATAAAAAAGGGCCTTCTTTGCATTCTTGGCTTTTTAATAATAATTGATTTGCTAACTCACCAGAGCGTACTCCAATTTTGTTATAATCCGGGCTGATACTGAAAGTAGCTCCTGCTTTCAGTATGGAAGGGAAACTCGTAATTAGGATAACTTTATTTTTTTTACAAAAATTAGAAAGTATCTCAAAGTTTTTTTGATTGTACAGGCGATCGTTTACCATGAGAATGGCTTCTACTTCTCCCTTAATTTGGTCTAATACTGACTGAAAATTTATATTCGGGTTTACTTTTCTTTTGGTGTATAAAAAGTTAAATTTCAGATCGTTGAAATCTCCTTCAGTAGCTTGTTGTTCTCCTGTTTGGTCACTGTAAAATGAATAAACTTTTTTTATATTTGGAGATATATCTTTTAATATTTGAAAATATTCTTTAATTTCAATTTCACTGACGACCCCACAAATTTTATTCTTATTTAAGTTTAAAGTCTTTGGGGAGTTGACCATCGAAAACATAATGGGAATATTGGATAGGTATTCCTTCGCTAACTGTGTAGCTTTTAAACCGAATGTTATTACTAAGTCCGGCTTTGTAGATTGTACTTCTTTAAAGTAATTGTCTATATTTGGGTATT from Leptospiraceae bacterium encodes:
- a CDS encoding peptide ABC transporter substrate-binding protein, whose amino-acid sequence is MKLRKIFILILIIFFSENSPNFSQKIPERKEVLVLLSSSNRFYEEGLIGLRSTLQVEPKIQFIDIIESEYPNIDNYFKEVQSTKPDLVITFGLKATQLAKEYLSNIPIMFSMVNSPKTLNLNKNKICGVVSEIEIKEYFQILKDISPNIKKVYSFYSDQTGEQQATEGDFNDLKFNFLYTKRKVNPNINFQSVLDQIKGEVEAILMVNDRLYNQKNFEILSNFCKKNKVILITSFPSILKAGATFSISPDYNKIGVRSGELANQLLLKSQECKEGPFLFLQESIFAVNESYAKESGVVLPSSIIERARLSRIFSKGVYLLNTGKVKSARNIFIALSKKDPENKNIKEYIQKATEKLTGEQTHLLLIQGKDYYEKKNFSSALEIFKKVLSLNPDSLEAQHYLEESKKSASEKEYNEAIQLLSNKKVFDSYKKLKISLEIYPNNQKVKDKMAQIRSEEYHKISSYLELGNELYNSRKYKQALEIFDLVLLLFPENKEAQEYSRLSKKKDKALVDHLNCSEKKDKKCRFLWKK